A window of Candidatus Methylomirabilis sp. genomic DNA:
CAGTCAGCATGCGACCGGCGCCATTAACGATCGGTACCTGGCCCGGTTCGAGAGGCTCGTCATTGCCGGTTGCTTTCTCGCCGCACTTCTCACGTCCGGTATTGCCGGATTCTTTGTGGGATGGACCTTTATTTGGCTTGGTCCAGTGGGTCCTGGTCTGGCGCTTGCGCGAAGCTTCGGCTGGCTTAAGCACGATCTGTTGAAGTGGCTGTGATTTAGTGAGACGAAAAGATGGATCGGCATTTATGATCGCGCCGGTCTCGAAGCCTGAGTCGCCACTCGATGTTGAGGGGGTGAACTTAGAGATGACCGCAGACGAAATCGTCACAATCGTGCGTAAGGTTCGGAGGCGGTAGCCTCAGGAGAAAGGAGACGGTTATGCAAGTCCAACCTTACATATACTTCGATGGTCGCTGCGAAGAGGCTCTCGAATTCTACCGCACTGCGCTCGGCGCGCAGGTGGACATGCTCATGCATTACAAGGAAAGCTCTGAACCACCTCCGCCCGGCACGCTCCCGCCAGGCTTTGAAAATAAAGTCATGCACGCCGTCTTCCACATCGGCGAAACCAGACTCATGGCTTCCGACGGTTGCCAGGAAGGTCTGAGCTTCGGCGGCTTCTCGCTCTTACTCGCCGTACCGACGGAAGCTGAGGCCGACCACGTCTTCACCGCGCTCGCGGATGGCGGCCAGGTACAGATGCCGCTGACCAAGACGTCCTGGTCTAAGTGCTTTGGTATGGTCACGGATCGTTTCGGTGTGTCGTGGATGATAAACGTGACAGCTTGAGCCTGGTTCTTTATAGGCTTGATCGATGCGAATACACTTCCCGTAACAGGGGCCGAGGCGTCCCGTAAAGTCTTGGATCCTGCTCATGAACCATCCAACAGGCTGATTGAACGAATGTATCGGTAGCGATGTCTTGAGCGCAGTATGCAGCCCAAAGATGAGTATCGGGATTCCGACGGGGAAAACGTGGGCTGATAAGTCGCTCAAGCCAACCCGCCTCGGCGATCTTGTCATATGGCGTAAGTTGTGGATGGGGGCAGCCTAGCTCAAACGTTCAGCCGACCGCAGGCGGTCGGCTGAACAGAGCCGGCCGGTCAGCTCGCGGCTCTGTGAGGCGGTTGCGTGAGGCAAATACGTAAAACGGTTGCCTTATTTCAACAAAAGAGGGGGTTCCATGAAAAGAAAAGCATTCTACGGGGGTGTGTTCATCCTTCTTGCGGGCGTGTGCCTGTTTGCTTCCCCAGGGTTTTCCGCAACGCCAGAGCCACAATCTGAGCAGGCAAAACAAATTAAGGCTCTCGTGGACAAGGCAGCGGCTTTAATAGAACGTCAAGGAAAGGATGCCTTTCCCGAATTGAAGAAGAAGGACAGCAAGTGGTATAAAGGAAACACCTATGTGTTCGTTGATGATATGAATGGAACTGTCCTTGTCAATCCCCCCGCACCAGAAATCGAGAAGAAAAATTTAATCGACATGAAGGATGCCAAGGGCAAAGCGTACGTCCGGGAGTTTATCGAGACAGCGAAAACCAAGGGATCGGGATGGGTCGATTATTGGTGGCCTAAACCGGGAGAAGACAAGCCCTCCAAAAAGATAAGCTATATCAAGAAGGCCAAAATGCCTAATGGAGACATGGTCATTGTAGGCGCTGGCATTTATGTTGAGTAATCGTTTTGGTGGAAGAGTTGCAGGATGATCTTGCGGCTACTCCTGAAGCGGTACCAGTTCATCATTGGCAAAAAGAAGAGCCGGCTCGCAGAAAGGCCAACCTGAGTCGGTATAGCCGCTGAGTTCATTATCGCATTTATGTGTGGAGGAGCTCTATGGAAGAGACCGAAGAGACGGAAGAGAAGCAAGAGAAAAAGCATACAAAGTGGGTGAAGAGTGTCATGGGTCTCGTAGCTCTTGGGGAAGCGGCTGTGATTTTCATTGGTCTTCAGTTCATCCCCTACGGCCGAGGATATAATAATCCTCCGGTGAAGGCTGAGCCCAAGTGGGACAGCCCCAAAACGAGAGAGCTGTTTTTCCGCGCCTGCGGTACTTGTCACAGCAACGAAGTCGCCTGGCCATGGTATGGCTATATTGCGCCCGTGTCATGGTTCATTCAACACGACATCGACAAGGGTCGCGCCGCCCTCAATGTGTCGGAATGGGGACGTGCAGAGGGTAATAGTGGCGATTCCGCAGAAACCGTCCAAAATGGCTCAATGCCACCTTCGACATATGGAATCTTGCACCCGTCAGTCCGACTGGCTACTCCGGAAAAGCAGGCGTTTATTCAGGGGCTGGTGGCCACCTTCGGCAGTAAGGATGAGAGCAAGCATAAAGATAAACAGGATGATAAGTGAGCCAATGCGGCGGGGCGACCGATGAGCGAAGTGGTGGCGGTCTGCTGTAGTCCCACGCACTCGTTCGGTAAGCCGCCACTGGCCGCCATTCGCCTGCTTGCGGGCCTCGGCGTGGAAGGTGACGCGCACCTTGGGCGAACGATCAAGCACCGCTCGCGGGTGGCGGTCGACCCGACCCAGCCGAACCTGCGGCAGGTCCATCTGATCCACACCGAACTGTACGACGAACTGCGGGCTGCCGGGTTCGACGTATCTCCCGGTCAGATGGGCGAGAACGTCACCACCCGCGGCGTCGACCTACTCGCCCTGCCGGTCGGCACTCAGCTTCGACTCGGCCGGGAGGCAGTCGTTGAGGTGACCGGGTTGCGCAATCCGTGCGCCCAGCTTGACGCCTTCCGACGGGGACTGATGGCGGCGGTGCTGGACCGGGACGAGTCCGGTCGGCTGGTCCGCAAGGCGGGCATCATGGGGGTGGTGCGAACGGGTGGGGTGGTACGGCCGGGAGACGTGGTGGGGGTCGAGCTGCCTCCCCCACCTCATCGTCCGTTAGGCCTGGTGTAGCAGCCGCGCCGAACGACGCGCTGACCGATCGCGGCGGCGGGCGAGTGAGACTGGAGCGAATGAGAGGTGAGGGATGGACTTCGAACTGAGCGAGGAACAGCAGGCAGTTCAGACGATGGTCCGGGAGTGTGCCGAGCGAGAGATCGCGCCGGTTGCAGCCGAGCTTGACGAGCATGAGCGGTTCCCGACCGAGATCATTCGGAAGCTGTCGGAACTCGGGCTCATGGGGATCCTCTTTCCCAGGACTTACGGCGGCGCGGCGATGGACTACGTGAGCTATGCCCTGGTCCTTGAAGAACTCGGGCGGTACGATGCGTCGGTCGCGCTGACCGTGGAGTCGCACAACTCGCTCTGCAGCAATCATATCTATCTCTTCGGGAGCAAGGCCCAGAGGAGTCGGTATCTACCGCGACTCACCAGTGGAGAAGCCCTTGGCGCGTGGGCGATGACGGAGTCGGGGTCGGGGAGCGATGCGGCCGGGATGCAGACCATTGCAGCGCGTGAGGGGGATCAGTGGGTCCTGAACGGGACAAAGAACTTCATCACGCAGGGGAGCGTGGCGGGCATCTACGTGATCATGGCGCTCACCGATCAGGTTGCGCGGGAGAGAGGAATATCGGCCTTCATTGTGGAGCAGGGGACGCCCGGATTGCGGGTCGGCCGAAAAGAGCACAAGATGGGATTTCGGGCTTCCGACACGGCCCAAGTTATCCTGGAAGGCGCGCGCATCCCGGAGGCGAATCTGCTGGGTGAGCTAAATCACGGCTTCATTGATGCGTTGACGATCTTGGATGCGGGGAGGATCGGGATGGCTGCTCTCAGCGTGGGGATTGCCCGCGGCTGTCTGGAGGAGGGGCTGAAGTACGCCAAGGAGCGACAGGCCTTCGGCCGACCGATCGCGGACTTCCAGGCGATCCAATGGAAGCTGGCGGACATGGCCACCGAGATCGACGCGGCTAGACTCCTGGTCTTGCAGGCCGCCTCCCTGAAAGATGCCGGTCAGCCGTTCACGAAGGAGGCGTCGTACGCCAAGCTCTTTGCCTCAGAGACGGTCATGAAGGCCGCCACTGAGGCGGTGCAGATCCACGGCGGCTATGGCTACATCAAGGAGTATCCGGTGGAGCGCTATTTCCGCGACGCCAAATTCTGCGCCATCGGCGAAGGGACCTCCGAGATCCAACGGCTCATCATCGCTCGCGAACTCCTTGGCCGAGCATATGTGTAAGAGCGGTGCAGTGTAACGCATGGAGCTGGTGCAGAACATTCTAAAGGGTGATGTCCGCGCGGCGGCCCGCCTGATGACCATGATCGAAAACGGCGATGCCGAGGCCAGGGCTGCGCTGAAGTCACTCTACCCCCATACTGGCTCAGCCCACATCATCGGGATTACCGGTCCGCCGGGCTCAGGCAAGAGCACGCTGGCCGACCGGCTCACCGAAGAGTTGCGAAAACGCGACAAGACGGTGGGGATTGTCGCGGTAGATCCGACGAGCCCGTTTACCGGAGGGGCGATTCTGGCGGACCGGATCCGGATGCAAAGCCACAGCCTTGACGCCGGCGTCTTTATCCGCAGTATGGCGACGCGCGGCCACCTTGGCGGCCTGGCCCGCGCCACCAACGAGATCGTGGACGTCATGGATGCGGCTGGGAAAGAGGTGATTCTGATCGAGACGGTGGGGGTCGGTCAGGATGAGGTGGAGGTCGTGGGAACGGCGCACACTTGTGTGGTGGTCTCGGTGCCGGGTCTCGGCGATGAAATCCAGACGTTTAAGGCGGGTGTCCTGGAGATTGGCGACCTGTTCGTGGTCAACAAGGCCGACCGGGAGGGCGCGAACCGGACAGCTACTGAGCTTGAGATGATGTTACAGATGGCCCCTGCGGAGGCTGGCTGGTCTCCAAAGGTCCTCAAGACGGTCGCCACAACAGGGGAAGGCGTTGCGGTGCTGCTGGATGTGATCTTCGAGCATAAGGCGTTCATGGATGAGCGCGATCTGCGGAGGCAAAAGGGACGGGAGCGAAGTGAGCGTGCCTTTCGAGCGCTGCTACAGGAGCGACTGACGGCCAAGGCGCTGGAGCGGTTCGATCAAAACGGGCGCATGCAGGAGCTGATCGCCCGTGTCGCCGACCGCACCCTCGATCCCTACACCGCCGTAGAACAAGTTCTCGCCAAGATCGGCCTGTATTAGGCCTGTTCGTCTAACTCTTTGAGAACTTTTCCGTCTTTGGTCCTCCACTCGATGAGTCCGTTCGCGCTACCTCCTTCGACCACTGCGGCTGCCGCACTAGGACTTGTAAACTCAGAATCTTTCGTGAAGAGATAAAACCCGTCTTTCTCAACAAGGATACCATCTGTGATTAACTTCCGACGAAGAGCGAGGATGTACGGCCATTTGTTAGCGGACTTGCGCTCTTGCAGGACGGCTGTAGAACCTTGAAGAACCACAAAGCCGTCTGGGGTACGATGACCACGCGCCTCAGCACCTTTCATTCGGCAAAACAA
This region includes:
- a CDS encoding VOC family protein — encoded protein: MQVQPYIYFDGRCEEALEFYRTALGAQVDMLMHYKESSEPPPPGTLPPGFENKVMHAVFHIGETRLMASDGCQEGLSFGGFSLLLAVPTEAEADHVFTALADGGQVQMPLTKTSWSKCFGMVTDRFGVSWMINVTA
- a CDS encoding cache domain-containing protein yields the protein MKRKAFYGGVFILLAGVCLFASPGFSATPEPQSEQAKQIKALVDKAAALIERQGKDAFPELKKKDSKWYKGNTYVFVDDMNGTVLVNPPAPEIEKKNLIDMKDAKGKAYVREFIETAKTKGSGWVDYWWPKPGEDKPSKKISYIKKAKMPNGDMVIVGAGIYVE
- a CDS encoding heme-binding domain-containing protein, yielding MEETEETEEKQEKKHTKWVKSVMGLVALGEAAVIFIGLQFIPYGRGYNNPPVKAEPKWDSPKTRELFFRACGTCHSNEVAWPWYGYIAPVSWFIQHDIDKGRAALNVSEWGRAEGNSGDSAETVQNGSMPPSTYGILHPSVRLATPEKQAFIQGLVATFGSKDESKHKDKQDDK
- a CDS encoding MOSC domain-containing protein, with protein sequence MSEVVAVCCSPTHSFGKPPLAAIRLLAGLGVEGDAHLGRTIKHRSRVAVDPTQPNLRQVHLIHTELYDELRAAGFDVSPGQMGENVTTRGVDLLALPVGTQLRLGREAVVEVTGLRNPCAQLDAFRRGLMAAVLDRDESGRLVRKAGIMGVVRTGGVVRPGDVVGVELPPPPHRPLGLV
- a CDS encoding acyl-CoA dehydrogenase — encoded protein: MDFELSEEQQAVQTMVRECAEREIAPVAAELDEHERFPTEIIRKLSELGLMGILFPRTYGGAAMDYVSYALVLEELGRYDASVALTVESHNSLCSNHIYLFGSKAQRSRYLPRLTSGEALGAWAMTESGSGSDAAGMQTIAAREGDQWVLNGTKNFITQGSVAGIYVIMALTDQVARERGISAFIVEQGTPGLRVGRKEHKMGFRASDTAQVILEGARIPEANLLGELNHGFIDALTILDAGRIGMAALSVGIARGCLEEGLKYAKERQAFGRPIADFQAIQWKLADMATEIDAARLLVLQAASLKDAGQPFTKEASYAKLFASETVMKAATEAVQIHGGYGYIKEYPVERYFRDAKFCAIGEGTSEIQRLIIARELLGRAYV
- the meaB gene encoding methylmalonyl Co-A mutase-associated GTPase MeaB encodes the protein MELVQNILKGDVRAAARLMTMIENGDAEARAALKSLYPHTGSAHIIGITGPPGSGKSTLADRLTEELRKRDKTVGIVAVDPTSPFTGGAILADRIRMQSHSLDAGVFIRSMATRGHLGGLARATNEIVDVMDAAGKEVILIETVGVGQDEVEVVGTAHTCVVVSVPGLGDEIQTFKAGVLEIGDLFVVNKADREGANRTATELEMMLQMAPAEAGWSPKVLKTVATTGEGVAVLLDVIFEHKAFMDERDLRRQKGRERSERAFRALLQERLTAKALERFDQNGRMQELIARVADRTLDPYTAVEQVLAKIGLY